From Argopecten irradians isolate NY chromosome 12, Ai_NY, whole genome shotgun sequence, one genomic window encodes:
- the LOC138304769 gene encoding metalloproteinase inhibitor 3-like: MENINIRRLKKELLTVLIIIQLFWPLVTTCRCAIKHPQQLFCTSNYVMTAKVEEVTLNYVTQEKATELSPLGSLATVTYYVQVHHVYRFERGKGRRRSIPRRTKIHTPGSLYDCRASLQKDKTYIISGDVRGRKLWVNSCDWVQNMATMTYSQKMGLMKLYEKNCRCQVKCCTGSQCKRKKSARHRNMCRMDTGIFSCYTNYGICEYEQTKGQRGCSWKSNPDIDRCLTTHGYQSGLF, from the exons ATGGAAAATATTAATATCAGAAGGCTAAAGAAAGAACTACTGACCGTCCTGATTATCATCCAGTTATTTTGGCCACTAGTGACCACTTGTAGATGTGCAATTAAACATCCACAGCAGCTATTTTGTACATCAAATTATG TAATGACAGCCAAAGTTGAGGAGGTCACTTTGAATTATGTGACACAGGAAAAAGCAAcagaattgtctccccttggcAGCCTAGCAACTGTAACTTATTACGTTCAAGTACACCATGTATATCGG TTTGAACGAGGCAAGGGTAGGAGACGGTCCATTCCGCGTCGCACAAAAATACACACTCCGGGATCGCTGTATGATTGTCGCGCGTCACTTCAAAAAGATAAGACATACATCATATCCGGCGACGTTCGGGGAAGAAAGTTATGGGTCAACAGCTGTGACTGGGTACAAAATATGGCAACCATGACTTACTCACAGAAAATGGGACTGATGAAACTTTACGAAAAGAACTGTCGATGTCAG GTAAAGTGCTGTACAGGTTCACAATGTAAACGCAAAAAATCAGCTCGTCATAGAAACATGTGTAGGATGGACACTGGGATTTTCAGCTGTTACACAAACTATGGAATATGTGAATATGAGCAAACAAAAGGTCAAAGAGGTTGTTCGTGGAAATCAAACCCAGATATAGATCGCTGTCTTACTACCCATGGTTATCAGAGCGGTCTCTTCTGA